In Polaromonas sp. JS666, one genomic interval encodes:
- the uppS gene encoding polyprenyl diphosphate synthase gives MATPSLIVPHHVAIVMDGNGRWATKRFLPRIAGHKQGVDSLSRCVRACLERGIAVLTVFAFSSENWNRPFEEVSGLMELLVLSLSREVPNLNASGVRLHFVGDRQRLSEKVQAGLAQAEHLTSGNHRLIFNVCFNYGGRWDIAQAAKKVASSGEPITELALDRAMALAHVPDPDLLIRTGGELRISNFLLWQAAYSELHFSDKLWPEFDEAALDEAIAVFRTRERRFGQTSAQVSGHGQKTTPKAA, from the coding sequence ATGGCCACTCCCTCTCTCATCGTCCCGCATCATGTGGCCATCGTGATGGATGGCAATGGCCGCTGGGCGACCAAGCGGTTCTTGCCGCGCATTGCCGGCCACAAGCAGGGCGTAGATTCCCTGAGCCGTTGCGTTCGCGCGTGCCTGGAGCGCGGCATTGCCGTGCTGACGGTTTTTGCGTTTTCATCGGAAAACTGGAACCGGCCGTTCGAGGAGGTCTCTGGCCTGATGGAACTGCTGGTTTTGTCCTTGTCCCGCGAGGTCCCCAACCTGAACGCCAGCGGGGTGCGGCTGCATTTCGTCGGAGACCGCCAGCGGCTCTCGGAAAAAGTCCAGGCCGGGCTGGCGCAGGCCGAGCACCTGACGTCGGGCAACCATCGCCTGATTTTCAATGTGTGCTTCAACTACGGCGGACGCTGGGATATCGCCCAGGCTGCGAAAAAGGTCGCCAGCAGTGGCGAACCGATCACCGAGCTTGCGTTGGACCGGGCCATGGCGCTGGCCCATGTTCCTGATCCCGACCTGCTGATCCGCACGGGCGGCGAGTTGCGGATCAGCAACTTTTTGTTGTGGCAGGCTGCGTACTCAGAACTGCATTTTTCCGACAAGCTCTGGCCTGAATTCGATGAGGCTGCGCTCGATGAAGCGATTGCTGTCTTTCGCACCCGCGAGCGCCGTTTTGGCCAGACGTCGGCGCAGGTCAGCGGGCATGGCCAAAAAACCACTCCGAAGGCAGCCTGA
- the ispC gene encoding 1-deoxy-D-xylulose-5-phosphate reductoisomerase — MSFKKQRITVLGSTGSIGVNTLDVIASHPERFEVFALSAATQVDLMLAQCMQFRPQYAVMVSEPHARLLAEKVKENQLPVQVLWVPDALEMIASHELVDTVMAAIVGAAGLAPCMAAARAGKRLLLANKEALVVGGEVFMQAVRAGGAQLLPIDSEHSAIFQSLPEDPASWPQRVEKIILTASGGPFRTREPGSLRHVTPDEACAHPNWVMGRKISVDSATMMNKALEVIEAKYLFGLTPQQIEVVIHPQSIIHSMVQYRDTSVVAQLGTPDMRVPIAYGLAWPDRITSGARALDFTALATMTFEVPDHERFPGLPLAWEVLNAPVGSTAVLNAANEAAVAAFLDRRIRFDHIHHVNHATLDAMAVSDVNDIEGLLALDARARLVAGQIIERLEP; from the coding sequence ATGTCTTTCAAAAAACAGCGTATCACCGTTCTGGGTTCAACCGGCTCCATTGGCGTCAACACACTTGACGTGATTGCCAGCCATCCGGAGCGCTTTGAGGTGTTTGCGCTCAGTGCGGCAACCCAGGTCGACCTGATGCTGGCGCAGTGCATGCAGTTCAGGCCGCAATATGCCGTGATGGTGAGCGAGCCGCATGCCCGCCTGCTGGCTGAAAAGGTCAAGGAAAATCAGCTTCCTGTCCAGGTTTTATGGGTGCCTGATGCTCTCGAAATGATAGCGTCTCATGAGCTGGTGGACACCGTGATGGCCGCCATTGTGGGTGCGGCTGGCCTGGCGCCCTGTATGGCCGCCGCCAGGGCGGGCAAACGCCTGTTGCTGGCCAACAAGGAAGCGCTCGTGGTCGGCGGAGAGGTCTTCATGCAGGCGGTTCGTGCGGGCGGCGCGCAGCTGCTGCCCATCGACAGCGAGCATTCGGCCATTTTCCAGTCCCTGCCGGAGGATCCGGCCAGCTGGCCGCAGCGTGTCGAGAAAATCATCCTGACAGCGTCCGGCGGGCCTTTCCGGACCCGGGAGCCGGGCAGCCTGCGGCATGTGACGCCCGATGAAGCGTGCGCGCACCCGAACTGGGTGATGGGGCGCAAGATATCGGTTGATTCCGCCACCATGATGAACAAGGCCCTGGAGGTCATCGAGGCCAAGTACCTGTTCGGCCTGACGCCGCAGCAGATCGAGGTGGTGATCCATCCGCAGAGCATCATTCACTCCATGGTGCAGTACCGCGATACGTCGGTCGTGGCGCAACTGGGGACGCCCGACATGCGCGTGCCCATCGCCTATGGCCTGGCCTGGCCGGACCGCATTACCTCGGGGGCCCGGGCGCTGGATTTCACCGCGTTGGCGACCATGACTTTTGAGGTGCCCGATCATGAGCGGTTTCCTGGACTGCCGCTGGCCTGGGAGGTCCTCAATGCACCGGTGGGCAGCACGGCGGTGCTCAATGCGGCCAACGAGGCGGCGGTGGCCGCATTTCTGGACCGGCGCATCCGCTTTGACCACATCCACCATGTAAATCATGCAACTTTGGATGCCATGGCGGTCTCAGATGTGAACGATATCGAGGGATTGCTGGCACTGGACGCGCGGGCGCGCCTTGTTGCCGGTCAAATCATTGAACGTCTGGAGCCATGA
- a CDS encoding D-amino acid dehydrogenase: protein MRVAVIGAGIIGITTAYELAADGHEVTVIERRSAAAEETSFANAGVVAPGYVTPWAAPGMPGKVISYLFSRHAPVKLGLPLSRRDIAWMWKWSRACKLESYLANRARLQRLAFYSRERLHQLTEELKLEYDGSPGYMVLLRSEKDSKLVQPGLQMLREAGVAFREIGAHEVRQIEPALNPDTAFLGAVHLPDDEVANCRQFALLLKNEAQRIGVDFVFNTAVARLDTTQPATLFLAGDNTPYRFDSVVMCAGLDSAELLRPLGLNIPMTAVYGYSISAPIREPLNAPRSALMDERYKVAISRLGNRVRVAGSAEIGGSLDHKRASSIQTLYKVLQDWFPGAAQLSNKGASVQEWKGARPMLPDGPPIIGDSGISGLWLNLGHGSSGWALSCGSARALADLMAGRPADIDMQGLDISRLG, encoded by the coding sequence ATGAGGGTGGCTGTCATCGGTGCCGGCATCATCGGCATCACCACCGCCTATGAACTGGCGGCAGACGGCCACGAGGTGACCGTTATTGAACGCCGGAGCGCCGCGGCAGAGGAAACCAGCTTCGCCAACGCCGGTGTCGTGGCGCCGGGGTATGTCACCCCCTGGGCCGCACCCGGCATGCCGGGCAAGGTCATCAGCTACCTCTTCAGCCGCCACGCGCCCGTCAAGCTCGGCCTGCCGCTTTCGCGCCGCGACATCGCCTGGATGTGGAAGTGGTCTCGTGCCTGCAAACTGGAAAGTTACCTGGCCAACCGCGCGCGGCTGCAGCGCCTGGCGTTTTACAGCCGCGAAAGGTTGCATCAGCTCACGGAGGAGCTGAAGCTCGAATACGACGGCAGCCCCGGATACATGGTGCTGCTTCGCTCTGAAAAAGACAGCAAGCTGGTGCAGCCTGGTCTGCAGATGCTGCGCGAGGCCGGCGTGGCGTTCAGGGAAATCGGTGCTCACGAGGTGCGCCAGATCGAACCCGCGCTCAACCCTGACACCGCTTTTCTGGGCGCGGTGCATCTGCCCGACGATGAAGTTGCCAATTGCCGGCAGTTTGCCCTGCTGCTGAAGAACGAAGCCCAGCGCATCGGCGTGGATTTCGTATTCAACACTGCGGTAGCCCGCTTGGATACTACCCAGCCAGCTACGCTTTTCTTAGCAGGAGACAACACACCGTATCGCTTTGACTCCGTCGTCATGTGCGCCGGCCTGGACTCCGCTGAGCTTCTTCGACCGCTTGGCCTGAACATTCCGATGACTGCCGTCTATGGATACTCCATTAGCGCGCCTATCCGTGAGCCGCTCAATGCGCCGCGCAGCGCGCTGATGGACGAGCGCTACAAAGTGGCGATTTCCCGCCTGGGCAACCGCGTGCGCGTGGCTGGCAGTGCCGAAATCGGCGGCTCGCTCGATCACAAGCGAGCATCCTCCATCCAGACCCTGTACAAAGTGCTGCAAGACTGGTTTCCCGGTGCGGCCCAGCTCTCCAACAAGGGGGCCAGCGTGCAGGAATGGAAAGGCGCCAGGCCGATGCTGCCCGACGGCCCGCCCATCATCGGCGACAGCGGCATTTCCGGCCTCTGGCTCAACCTGGGCCATGGCTCCAGCGGCTGGGCACTCAGCTGCGGCAGCGCGCGGGCGCTGGCAGACCTGATGGCGGGCAGGCCCGCAGACATCGACATGCAAGGACTGGACATCAGCCGCCTGGGCTGA
- a CDS encoding amidase, which produces MHTSSALPANIHVTRHALRTGQASPSEIVERATSIAQSEVCRYVFMPGSLAASPFLTAKTPQAEPVGAAFNDPALPLAGIPVSIKDLFDVAGQTTAAGSTVLANARPAAEDCPAVARLRAAGAVIAGRTNMVEFAFSGVGINPHYGTPVNPADTATERIPGGSSSGAAVSVATGAAMVGLGSDTGGSIRIPAALCGIVGFKSTARLVPTSGAVPLSTSLDTVCALTRSVSDAITVHEVLAARTVTLAGKPLSACRLAVARTQMQDGLDSTVASAFERSLRVLRQAGARIEEIALEEINELPAINATGGLSAAESYAWHRTLIAAHQAEYDPRVALRILRGAQMSAADYIDLVAARRQWIVRMEARLGGFDAVLSPTVPLVAPAIASALHDDEEFFRVNGLLLRNTAVVNMLDGCAISLPCHTPGQLPVGLMLWHAALHDDPVLDLALQVEAALAGSL; this is translated from the coding sequence ATGCACACCTCCAGCGCTCTTCCCGCCAACATTCACGTCACGCGCCACGCCCTGAGAACGGGCCAGGCCAGCCCATCGGAAATCGTCGAGCGCGCCACCAGCATCGCCCAAAGCGAGGTCTGCCGGTATGTATTCATGCCAGGCAGCCTTGCAGCCAGCCCGTTTTTGACCGCCAAAACACCCCAGGCCGAGCCTGTTGGAGCGGCCTTCAATGACCCGGCTCTGCCCCTGGCCGGCATTCCCGTGTCGATCAAGGACCTGTTTGACGTGGCCGGCCAGACCACCGCCGCCGGCTCGACCGTGCTCGCCAACGCCCGGCCCGCCGCCGAAGACTGCCCCGCCGTTGCGCGGTTGCGAGCGGCAGGTGCCGTGATTGCCGGCCGCACCAATATGGTGGAATTTGCCTTCTCGGGCGTGGGCATCAACCCGCATTACGGCACCCCTGTCAATCCGGCAGACACCGCCACAGAGCGGATCCCGGGCGGCTCCTCGTCAGGCGCCGCCGTGTCGGTTGCCACAGGGGCCGCCATGGTGGGGCTTGGGTCAGACACGGGCGGTTCAATCCGCATCCCGGCGGCGCTGTGCGGCATTGTGGGTTTTAAAAGCACGGCGCGTCTGGTGCCAACCAGCGGCGCCGTGCCGCTGTCCACCAGCCTGGACACGGTATGCGCTCTGACGCGTTCAGTAAGCGACGCAATCACCGTGCATGAGGTACTGGCGGCGCGCACCGTGACTCTGGCTGGCAAGCCCCTGTCCGCCTGCCGGCTCGCGGTGGCCCGCACCCAGATGCAGGATGGCCTGGACAGCACCGTCGCCAGTGCGTTCGAGCGGAGCCTGCGCGTGTTGCGCCAGGCCGGTGCGCGCATCGAGGAAATCGCACTCGAAGAAATCAACGAACTGCCTGCCATCAATGCGACCGGGGGACTCTCGGCTGCCGAGAGCTATGCCTGGCACCGCACGCTGATCGCCGCGCACCAGGCCGAGTACGACCCCCGGGTAGCGCTGCGCATCCTGCGTGGCGCCCAGATGAGCGCGGCCGACTACATTGACCTTGTCGCCGCCCGCCGGCAATGGATCGTCCGCATGGAAGCCCGGCTGGGCGGCTTTGACGCAGTACTCTCCCCCACCGTGCCCCTCGTCGCACCGGCAATCGCCAGTGCGCTGCACGATGACGAGGAATTCTTCCGGGTCAATGGGCTTTTGCTCCGCAATACGGCCGTGGTCAACATGCTCGACGGTTGCGCGATTTCGCTGCCTTGCCATACGCCCGGCCAGTTGCCGGTCGGCCTGATGCTCTGGCACGCAGCACTGCACGACGACCCGGTGCTGGACCTGGCGCTGCAGGTCGAAGCGGCCCTGGCTGGTTCACTGTAA
- the pyrH gene encoding UMP kinase — MPAYKRILLKLSGEALMGDDAFGINHATIVRMVEEIAEVTRMGVQVAVVIGGGNIFRGVAGGSVGMDRATADYMGMLATVMNALALGDTMDKAGLIARVMSAIGIERVVEPYVRPKALQYLEEGKVVIFAAGTGNPFFTTDTAAALRGAEIGAEIVLKATKVDGVYTADPKKDPRATRYTNITFDEAMGKNLEVMDATAFALCRDQKLPIKVFSIFKHGALKRVVQGEDEGTLVHV; from the coding sequence ATGCCAGCCTACAAGCGGATCTTGTTAAAACTGTCAGGTGAGGCCTTGATGGGGGATGATGCCTTTGGCATCAACCACGCCACCATCGTGCGCATGGTGGAAGAAATTGCCGAGGTCACCCGCATGGGCGTCCAGGTGGCGGTGGTGATCGGCGGCGGCAACATCTTCCGCGGCGTGGCGGGTGGCTCGGTCGGCATGGACCGGGCGACTGCCGACTACATGGGTATGCTGGCGACCGTGATGAACGCGCTGGCTCTGGGCGACACCATGGACAAGGCGGGCCTGATTGCCCGCGTCATGTCGGCCATTGGCATCGAGCGCGTGGTCGAACCTTATGTGCGGCCCAAGGCGCTGCAGTACCTGGAAGAAGGCAAGGTCGTCATTTTCGCGGCCGGCACAGGCAATCCTTTCTTTACGACCGACACGGCCGCTGCGCTGCGCGGTGCCGAAATCGGGGCTGAAATCGTCCTGAAGGCGACCAAAGTCGATGGCGTGTACACGGCGGATCCGAAGAAGGATCCACGCGCAACGCGCTACACCAACATCACTTTTGATGAGGCGATGGGCAAGAACCTCGAAGTCATGGACGCTACAGCGTTTGCCCTGTGCCGCGACCAGAAGCTGCCGATCAAGGTTTTTAGTATTTTCAAGCACGGAGCGCTCAAACGCGTGGTGCAGGGTGAGGACGAAGGAACCCTGGTTCACGTTTGA
- the rpsB gene encoding 30S ribosomal protein S2 — MSTSMREMLEAGVHFGHQTRFWNPKMAPYIFGHRNRIHIINLEKSLPMFQDAMKFAKQLSANRGTILMVGTKRQAREIVATEAKRAGVPYVDQRWLGGMLTNFKTVKTSIKRLKEMKAQQEAGLDSISKKEQLTFKREIEKLEKDIGGIQDMNALPDAIFVIDVGFHKIAILEAKKLGIPLIGVVDSNHSPIGIDYVIPGNDDSSKAVALYARGIADAILEGRANAVNDVVKAVSAESSDEFVEVENAAN, encoded by the coding sequence ATGTCGACAAGCATGCGTGAAATGCTGGAAGCTGGCGTCCACTTTGGTCACCAAACCCGCTTCTGGAATCCCAAGATGGCCCCCTACATTTTTGGCCATCGCAACCGTATTCACATCATCAACCTGGAAAAATCGCTGCCGATGTTCCAGGATGCGATGAAATTCGCCAAGCAGCTGTCCGCCAACCGCGGCACCATCCTGATGGTTGGCACCAAGCGCCAGGCCCGCGAAATCGTCGCCACCGAGGCCAAGCGTGCCGGTGTTCCTTACGTTGACCAGCGCTGGCTGGGCGGCATGCTGACCAACTTCAAGACGGTCAAGACCTCGATCAAGCGTCTGAAGGAAATGAAGGCCCAGCAAGAAGCCGGCCTTGATTCCATTAGCAAGAAAGAGCAGCTGACCTTCAAGCGCGAAATTGAAAAGCTGGAAAAAGACATTGGCGGCATTCAGGACATGAACGCCCTGCCAGACGCCATTTTCGTGATCGACGTGGGCTTCCACAAAATCGCGATCCTGGAAGCCAAGAAGCTGGGCATCCCGCTGATCGGCGTGGTTGACTCCAACCATTCCCCGATTGGCATCGACTACGTGATCCCCGGCAACGACGACTCGTCCAAGGCTGTGGCCCTGTATGCCCGCGGCATCGCCGATGCAATCCTCGAAGGCCGTGCCAACGCCGTCAACGACGTTGTCAAGGCGGTCTCCGCCGAGAGCTCTGATGAGTTTGTGGAAGTGGAAAACGCAGCGAACTGA
- a CDS encoding phosphatidate cytidylyltransferase — translation MLKQRVITAIVLLAILLPALFYKTPVAFAAVALVLMAAGSWEWGRLNSLGQGGSVGLAALCVLGCGLSWYGGLLDQSLPLLWATAGAAWVLAGAWLLRNGVTGWPRIPKAVRLVGGLLALWLAWLAVAQARVIGVNFLLSVLTLVWVADIFAYFAGRTFGGRFSRGKLAPSISPGKSWEGVWGGMAGVVALSLAWVTMGASGAGAGQTLYARLTERHGIVVMLLAVIFLAAMSVVGDLVESLIKRSAGVKDSSALLPGHGGVLDRVDALLPTLPLAMMLATL, via the coding sequence ATGCTTAAACAGCGTGTGATCACGGCCATTGTCCTTTTGGCCATCTTGCTGCCTGCACTTTTCTACAAGACGCCGGTGGCCTTTGCTGCTGTCGCGCTGGTGTTGATGGCTGCTGGCAGCTGGGAGTGGGGCCGCCTGAATTCATTGGGGCAGGGTGGCTCCGTGGGGCTTGCCGCGCTGTGCGTGCTGGGCTGCGGGCTATCGTGGTATGGCGGCCTGCTCGATCAATCCTTGCCCCTGCTGTGGGCCACCGCGGGAGCCGCCTGGGTGCTGGCTGGTGCGTGGCTGTTGCGCAATGGTGTGACCGGCTGGCCGCGCATCCCGAAGGCCGTGCGGCTGGTGGGGGGACTGCTGGCGCTCTGGCTGGCCTGGCTGGCCGTGGCGCAGGCGCGGGTAATCGGGGTCAATTTCCTGCTTTCGGTGCTGACGCTGGTCTGGGTGGCCGACATCTTTGCCTATTTTGCGGGGCGTACATTTGGGGGACGCTTCAGCAGGGGCAAGCTGGCGCCATCCATCAGCCCCGGCAAAAGCTGGGAAGGCGTCTGGGGCGGCATGGCGGGTGTGGTGGCCCTGTCGCTGGCCTGGGTGACCATGGGGGCCTCGGGTGCTGGCGCCGGCCAGACGCTGTATGCCCGCCTGACGGAGCGCCATGGCATCGTCGTGATGCTGTTGGCGGTTATTTTTCTGGCTGCCATGAGCGTGGTGGGTGACCTGGTCGAGTCGCTGATCAAGCGCAGCGCGGGTGTGAAGGACTCCAGCGCCTTGCTGCCGGGCCACGGCGGGGTGCTTGACCGTGTCGATGCGCTGTTGCCGACCTTGCCGCTGGCCATGATGCTGGCCACTCTTTAG
- the tsf gene encoding translation elongation factor Ts, with amino-acid sequence MAITASMVAELRAKTDAPMMECKKALTEADGNFEKAEEILRVKLGNKAGKAASRVTAEGVIAYHSEGGIGALVEINCETDFVTKNDSFLAFTKAVAEGIVKNNPADVDAIGAMALSLDGFGPTVEDVRKGLIGKIGENMSVRRFKRFAGSKLASYLHGTRIGVVVEFDGDETAAKDVAMHVAAMKPVSLSSADVPADLVAKERSVAAAKAAEDAAKAQAEGKPVQSAEIVAKRIDGGVQKYLKEVSLYNQSFVKNDKQTVEQMLKERATTVKSFTLYVVGEGIEKKADDFAAEVAAQIAAAKAA; translated from the coding sequence ATGGCAATTACTGCAAGCATGGTCGCTGAACTGCGCGCCAAAACCGACGCTCCCATGATGGAGTGCAAAAAAGCACTGACCGAAGCCGACGGCAACTTCGAAAAAGCCGAAGAAATCCTGCGCGTCAAGCTGGGCAACAAGGCCGGTAAGGCCGCTTCCCGCGTGACCGCTGAAGGCGTGATCGCCTATCACAGCGAAGGCGGTATTGGTGCGCTGGTCGAGATCAACTGCGAAACCGACTTCGTGACCAAGAACGACAGCTTCCTGGCGTTTACCAAGGCCGTGGCTGAGGGCATCGTCAAGAACAATCCGGCTGATGTGGATGCCATTGGCGCCATGGCCCTGTCGCTCGACGGTTTTGGCCCGACGGTGGAAGACGTGCGCAAGGGCCTGATCGGCAAGATCGGCGAGAACATGAGCGTGCGCCGTTTCAAGCGTTTTGCCGGCAGCAAGCTGGCCTCGTACCTGCACGGCACGCGCATTGGCGTGGTGGTCGAGTTTGACGGTGACGAAACGGCCGCCAAGGACGTTGCCATGCATGTGGCCGCGATGAAGCCGGTGTCCCTGTCCAGCGCGGATGTTCCCGCTGACCTGGTCGCCAAGGAGCGTTCGGTGGCGGCTGCCAAGGCGGCTGAAGATGCGGCCAAGGCCCAGGCCGAAGGCAAGCCGGTTCAGTCCGCTGAAATTGTTGCCAAGCGTATCGATGGCGGCGTGCAGAAGTACCTGAAAGAAGTCAGCCTGTATAACCAGAGCTTTGTCAAGAACGACAAGCAGACGGTTGAGCAGATGCTCAAGGAGCGCGCCACAACGGTCAAGTCCTTCACGCTGTACGTGGTGGGCGAGGGCATCGAGAAAAAGGCGGACGATTTTGCTGCCGAAGTTGCGGCCCAGATAGCTGCAGCCAAAGCAGCCTAA
- a CDS encoding YggT family protein produces the protein MLIRILDFLLETFFFLLIAAALLRAWMNWVRVNMSAQPGSFVMAVTDWLVKPLRRALPKALTRSRVDWASVLAAAVLALGYALLWGLLFGVVLGATSWASALGPAAFVSLLAFALKMLIRVALQTLFILVLGYAIMSWIQPGSPAYGLLARLAEPLLTPLRRVIPTVGGLDLSALVLLLVLQIGLMVLV, from the coding sequence ATGCTGATCCGCATTCTGGACTTCCTGCTTGAGACATTTTTCTTCCTGCTGATCGCCGCTGCGCTCTTGCGCGCCTGGATGAACTGGGTGAGGGTCAACATGAGCGCGCAGCCGGGCAGCTTTGTCATGGCGGTGACGGACTGGCTGGTCAAACCGCTGCGGCGTGCGCTGCCCAAGGCGCTGACCCGGTCCCGGGTGGACTGGGCGAGTGTGCTGGCCGCCGCCGTGTTGGCGCTGGGCTACGCCCTGTTGTGGGGGCTGCTGTTTGGTGTGGTGCTTGGCGCGACCTCCTGGGCCTCTGCGTTGGGGCCCGCGGCCTTTGTGAGCCTGCTGGCGTTTGCGTTGAAGATGCTGATCCGGGTGGCGTTGCAGACGCTGTTTATCCTGGTACTGGGCTATGCCATCATGTCCTGGATCCAGCCCGGCTCACCGGCTTATGGCTTGCTGGCCCGCCTTGCCGAGCCGCTGTTAACGCCGCTGCGGCGTGTGATTCCTACCGTCGGTGGGTTGGACCTGTCAGCACTGGTACTGCTGCTGGTACTGCAAATCGGCTTGATGGTGCTGGTCTAG
- a CDS encoding bifunctional ADP-dependent NAD(P)H-hydrate dehydratase/NAD(P)H-hydrate epimerase produces the protein MQKITNAVSQPLYSVAATRELELHAAAGLPPHTLMQRAGLAVARLALALAPHARRIWIACGPGNNGGDGFEAALHLHQWGKTVVVTWTGLPPGKTSLPADADASRQRALAAGVPMSAQPPEDFDFCIDALLGIGARLEPARAGTGSMQQWLDAMQASAAPRLAVDVPTGLDADTGTTNAAKPIAHGSRFTTENDLFTLSLLTLKPGLFTASGRDLAGQVWFDDLGVAANPSLATVPDAWLLGADRVARSARAGAAHASHKGSFGDVAVVGGESASGRHMTGAALLAARAALHAGAGRVYVALLTGVGEASLNVDPAQPELMFRSPEALNLKQQVVVCGCGGGEAVKTVLPKILSAAPRVVLDADALNAIAADPQLQTQLKARHYRGLGTVLTPHPLEAARLLGTTTPDVQADRLATARQLASRFQCVVVLKGSGSVIAVPGQPPCINASGNALLATPGTGDVLAGMIGAAMAGGQGPFEAACSAVFAHGNLADAWATRQPGVTLTASTLAGNARC, from the coding sequence ATGCAGAAAATCACCAACGCCGTCAGCCAGCCGCTTTACAGCGTGGCAGCCACCCGCGAGCTTGAATTGCACGCAGCGGCCGGCCTGCCCCCGCACACGCTGATGCAGCGGGCGGGCCTCGCGGTGGCCCGCCTCGCACTGGCGCTGGCTCCGCATGCGCGGCGCATCTGGATCGCCTGCGGACCCGGCAACAACGGTGGCGACGGCTTCGAAGCCGCCCTGCACCTGCACCAGTGGGGCAAGACGGTGGTCGTCACCTGGACCGGCCTGCCGCCCGGAAAAACCAGCCTGCCGGCGGATGCCGATGCCTCCCGCCAGCGGGCCCTTGCGGCAGGCGTTCCGATGTCGGCTCAGCCCCCGGAGGATTTTGATTTCTGCATCGATGCCCTGCTGGGTATTGGCGCCCGGCTGGAGCCGGCTCGCGCGGGCACGGGCTCGATGCAGCAATGGCTGGATGCGATGCAAGCCAGCGCCGCACCGCGGCTGGCCGTGGATGTACCGACCGGGCTGGATGCTGATACGGGCACCACAAACGCTGCAAAACCAATAGCACACGGCTCGCGTTTCACCACGGAAAATGATCTTTTTACCTTGAGTCTTTTGACACTGAAGCCAGGCCTGTTCACCGCCAGCGGGCGCGACCTGGCCGGCCAGGTCTGGTTTGATGATCTGGGGGTTGCAGCCAACCCCTCACTGGCGACAGTGCCTGACGCCTGGCTTCTGGGCGCGGATCGGGTGGCGCGATCCGCGCGAGCGGGTGCGGCCCACGCCAGCCACAAGGGCAGCTTTGGTGATGTCGCCGTCGTGGGTGGTGAATCCGCCTCCGGCAGGCATATGACGGGCGCCGCCCTGCTGGCCGCCCGAGCGGCACTGCATGCGGGCGCCGGCCGAGTGTATGTGGCTCTGCTCACCGGCGTCGGTGAGGCCTCCCTGAATGTCGATCCGGCGCAGCCAGAACTCATGTTCCGCAGCCCCGAAGCGCTGAACCTGAAGCAGCAGGTCGTGGTGTGCGGGTGCGGCGGCGGAGAAGCGGTCAAGACCGTCCTGCCCAAAATACTGTCAGCCGCCCCGCGGGTGGTGCTGGATGCCGACGCGCTCAATGCAATTGCCGCAGACCCACAACTGCAAACCCAGCTGAAGGCGCGCCATTACCGCGGGCTCGGCACGGTGCTGACACCTCATCCGCTGGAGGCCGCGCGCTTGCTTGGCACAACAACCCCTGACGTGCAGGCCGACCGCCTTGCAACGGCCCGGCAACTGGCCAGCCGGTTTCAGTGTGTCGTGGTACTCAAGGGCTCGGGCAGTGTCATCGCCGTACCGGGCCAGCCACCCTGCATCAACGCCAGCGGCAACGCCTTGCTGGCCACACCGGGCACCGGCGATGTGCTGGCAGGCATGATCGGAGCCGCCATGGCAGGCGGACAAGGTCCTTTTGAGGCGGCCTGCAGCGCGGTGTTTGCCCATGGAAACCTGGCCGACGCATGGGCCACCCGCCAGCCGGGCGTGACGCTGACTGCGTCGACGCTGGCGGGCAACGCCCGCTGCTAG
- the frr gene encoding ribosome recycling factor, which translates to MSIVEVKQNAEQKMQQSVDSFKNSLTKIRTGRANPGLLDTVHVDYYGSMVPISQVANVSLLDARTISVSPWEKGMGAKIEKAIRDSDLGLNPAAQGDLIRVPMPAMTEERRKELTKVVRAEGEHAKVAVRNLRRDANEGVKKLLKEKLVSEDDERRAQDEIQKFTDRFIAEVDKLVAGKEQDIMAV; encoded by the coding sequence ATGAGCATTGTTGAAGTGAAGCAGAATGCAGAGCAAAAAATGCAGCAGTCGGTGGATTCGTTTAAAAACAGCCTGACGAAAATCCGTACCGGCCGCGCCAACCCTGGCTTGCTGGACACCGTTCACGTGGACTACTACGGCTCCATGGTGCCCATCAGCCAGGTGGCCAATGTGTCTCTGCTGGATGCCCGCACCATCAGCGTTTCGCCATGGGAAAAAGGCATGGGCGCCAAAATCGAAAAGGCCATCCGCGACTCAGACCTCGGGCTCAACCCCGCGGCCCAAGGTGACCTGATTCGCGTCCCGATGCCTGCCATGACCGAAGAGCGCCGCAAGGAACTCACCAAAGTCGTCAGGGCAGAGGGCGAGCATGCCAAAGTGGCCGTTCGCAACTTGCGCCGGGATGCCAATGAGGGCGTCAAGAAGCTGCTCAAGGAAAAATTGGTTTCAGAGGATGACGAGCGCCGTGCGCAGGATGAAATCCAGAAGTTCACGGACCGTTTCATTGCCGAGGTTGACAAACTGGTCGCCGGCAAGGAACAAGACATCATGGCGGTTTGA